Proteins from a genomic interval of Antedon mediterranea chromosome 5, ecAntMedi1.1, whole genome shotgun sequence:
- the LOC140049680 gene encoding alpha-N-acetyl-neuraminyl-2,3-beta-galactosyl-1,3-N-acetyl-galactosaminide alpha-2,6-sialyltransferase-like, translating into MSSLRLICNDCAVVTSSGHLLGSNAGREIDQHHCVIRMNIASVVGFEHDVGTRTTIRVVGHRNFNKGLSSEIVLREILVNNTTRTQMIIISWMSMTEEVPKLTNEEYRYAFLLANLYQNVQIYSALPDRMVLAEDLFKQETGFTREETKTMLTTGWYTMVFAMEFCPSMTVYGMAYENLCSSTNTSVPYHYYEDSKLECSYYNKSEYKTRSGHLFITEKAIFRRWSTSRNITFRYPTWPEKIKENGTVNTKFLNKMIQRRRGSKRRRRKQHDTNRTSNITGTRQGKVPVTKHRL; encoded by the exons ATGTCA AGTCTTCGCCTTATTTGCAATGACTGTGCTGTTGTGACAAGCTCTGGTCATTTATTAGGATCAAACGCTGGAAGAGAGATTGATCAACACCACTGTGTCATTCGAATGAATATAGCCTCTGTGGTTGGCTTTGAACATGATGTGGGCACTCGCACGACCATCAgagttgtgggccaccgtaaCTTTAACAAGGGTCTGAGCAGTGAGATCGTACTGCGAGAGATCTTAGTAAACAACACAACTCGAACTCAGATGATTATCATTAGTTGGATGAGTATGACTGAAGAAGTCCCGAAGCTCACAAACGAAGAATACCGCTACGCCTTTCTTCTAGCCAACCTTTACCAAAATGTTCAAATATACTCTGCTCTACCCGACAGAATGGTTTTAGCTGAAGACCTCTTTAAACAAGAAACGGGATTTACAAG AGAAGAAACTAAAACTATGCTGACAACCGGATGGTATACAATGGTGTTTGCTATGGAATTCTGCCCTAGTATGACTGTATACGGGATGGCATATGAGAATTTGTGCAG ttctaCAAACACTAGTGTGCCATATCACTATTATGAGGATAGTAAGCTAGAATGCAGCTATTATAACAAGAGTGAATACAAAACACGTAGTGGTCATCTCTTTATTACCGAAAAGGCTATTTTCCGTCGGTGGTCAACCTCCAGAAACATTACTTTTAGATACCCCACATGGccagaaaaaataaaagaaaatggaacagtaaatacaaaatttttgaataaaatgattcAACGTCGTCGGGGATCTAAGCGGCGGCGCAGAAAACAACATGATACTAATCGAACATCGAACATAACAGGAACAAGACAAGGAAAGGTACCAGTAACAAAGCATAGATTGTAA